From Hymenobacter sedentarius, a single genomic window includes:
- a CDS encoding tagaturonate reductase, whose product MTILTQELVRTAPRAALPVAWPTAEMLALPEKVLQFGTGVLLRGLPDFMIDEANRQGVFNGRIVVVKSTDGGDATAFDRQNGLYTVCVRGVDDGKPVEENVVCASISRVLSAKSQWADVLEFATSSDLQVVISNTTEVGIQLVNEDIHLTPPQSFPGKLLAVLYARFQAFKGDASRGLVVVPTELITDNGRKLEAIVLELAHRNDLGSEFIDWLESANNFCNTLVDRIVPGRPDPATYEQLQTDLGYQDELLTVAEAYSLWAIEGGEEVREILSFHSTAQGVVIRPDITLFRELKLRLLNGTHTLSYGLAHLVGCTTVREALDNECLARFIHNLMLADLLPGIPYAVDEKVGQRFGMQVLDRFRNPYLEHRWMSIAMQGTTKMQMRNVPTLLHYYQQHQAVPHYMALGFAAYLLFMRNTTSAPGVGHGESNGEPYTIIDDRAGYFADLWARVSPPELTTTVLGNTALWGHDLTRLPGFADCVSQYLTQLMEEGAAATLVAFFTKKSAAVNS is encoded by the coding sequence ATGACGATTCTAACCCAAGAGCTGGTCCGGACTGCCCCACGCGCGGCCCTGCCTGTAGCCTGGCCCACCGCCGAAATGCTGGCGCTCCCCGAAAAGGTGCTTCAATTTGGCACTGGAGTGCTGCTGCGCGGCCTGCCCGATTTCATGATTGACGAGGCCAACCGCCAGGGCGTGTTCAACGGCCGCATTGTGGTGGTGAAAAGCACCGACGGCGGCGACGCCACGGCCTTTGACCGCCAAAACGGCCTGTACACGGTGTGCGTGCGCGGCGTCGACGACGGCAAGCCCGTGGAGGAAAACGTAGTATGCGCCAGCATCAGCCGGGTGCTATCGGCCAAAAGCCAGTGGGCCGACGTCTTGGAATTTGCCACCAGCTCCGACCTGCAAGTGGTAATTTCCAACACCACCGAAGTCGGCATTCAGCTGGTGAACGAAGACATTCACCTCACGCCGCCGCAGTCGTTTCCCGGCAAGCTGCTGGCCGTGCTCTACGCGCGCTTTCAGGCCTTCAAGGGAGATGCCAGCCGCGGGCTCGTGGTCGTGCCCACCGAGCTGATTACCGACAACGGCCGCAAGCTCGAAGCCATTGTACTGGAGCTGGCGCACCGCAACGACCTGGGCAGCGAGTTCATCGACTGGCTCGAATCGGCCAATAACTTCTGCAATACCCTGGTCGACCGCATCGTGCCCGGCCGGCCCGACCCTGCTACCTACGAGCAGCTGCAAACCGACCTGGGTTACCAGGACGAATTGCTCACCGTGGCCGAAGCGTATTCACTCTGGGCCATTGAGGGCGGCGAAGAAGTACGTGAGATACTCTCGTTTCACAGCACGGCCCAAGGCGTAGTTATCCGGCCCGATATCACGCTGTTTCGGGAACTGAAGCTGCGCCTGCTCAACGGCACGCACACCCTGAGCTATGGCCTGGCACATTTGGTGGGCTGCACTACCGTACGCGAAGCCCTCGACAACGAGTGCCTGGCCCGCTTCATCCACAACCTCATGCTGGCCGATTTGCTGCCGGGCATCCCGTATGCTGTGGATGAAAAGGTGGGCCAGCGCTTTGGCATGCAGGTGCTAGACCGGTTCCGCAACCCCTACCTGGAGCACCGCTGGATGTCCATTGCTATGCAGGGCACCACGAAGATGCAAATGCGCAACGTGCCCACGCTGCTGCACTACTACCAGCAGCACCAGGCCGTGCCGCACTACATGGCGCTGGGCTTTGCGGCCTACCTGCTATTTATGCGCAACACCACTTCAGCTCCCGGCGTGGGGCACGGCGAGTCTAATGGCGAGCCCTACACCATTATCGACGACCGCGCCGGTTACTTTGCCGACCTCTGGGCCCGGGTCTCGCCCCCGGAATTGACCACCACGGTATTGGGCAACACCGCCCTCTGGGGCCACGACCTGACGCGCCTGCCCGGCTTTGCCGACTGCGTAAGCCAGTATCTGACTCAATTGATGGAGGAAGGGGCTGCAGCCACTTTAGTGGCCTTTTTCACCAAAAAATCTGCCGCTGTTAACTCGTAA
- the pelA gene encoding pectate lyase has translation MKTTLQLLFLLLVGLGKVGLGTTLAQQVTVAEDGSGSFRTIQAAVNSLPNEATQPRTVFIKNGTYREKVFVDGKANIVFKGQSEKGVVLTYAQARDAWRCDPAGGPDDWGVATLNLRNSPDITLENLTVVNSYGFDATGDVVLDCPAEPSGKKTVSKTGHQMALRTMPGATRITVKHCTFRALGGDTVSPWDTEAGLYYFKDCTMEGGVDFYCPRGWAYAENCRFICHNPNAAIWHDGSGNRDSKTVLKNCRFTGDDNFKLGRFHREAQFYLIGCKFAKNMADADIYWAESGPGAKQWGRRVYYYDCHRKGGDYAWMKNNLATAENAPSPRAINANWTFGGRWNVDLSKPALPAPASAAVDTIAEKMLVFQRSVGGWPKAVGEVKVNYDHKLTAAQRAATLADKNRTDATIDNNATAREITYLVEAFRRTNNPAYRQAAENGIRFLLKMQYPNGGFPQYYPDFSNYRHQITYNDDAMVRALTVLRNVAQQKDQFAIVDPGLVAQAKEAVDRGISCILKTQYVQNGKLTAWCAQHDEKTLLPAKARAFELASLSGDETVGIVRFLMGVDKPSEPVTTAIESAVAWLNAVKMEGFAMKEIDAPKEPRGKDRVIVPEAGSTLWARFYELNTNRPIYVGRDSQVHYHLTEIENERRAGYLYAGTWPAKLLEKEYPAWQKRVNTAPGEAKK, from the coding sequence ATGAAAACAACGCTGCAACTACTGTTCCTGCTGCTAGTGGGATTGGGCAAGGTGGGACTTGGAACGACCCTTGCTCAGCAGGTGACGGTGGCCGAGGATGGTTCGGGAAGTTTCCGGACCATCCAGGCAGCGGTCAACAGCTTGCCCAACGAGGCCACCCAGCCGCGCACGGTGTTCATTAAAAACGGCACCTACCGCGAGAAGGTGTTTGTTGACGGCAAGGCCAACATCGTATTCAAAGGCCAAAGCGAAAAAGGCGTGGTGCTGACCTATGCCCAGGCCCGCGACGCCTGGCGCTGCGACCCCGCCGGCGGCCCCGACGACTGGGGTGTGGCCACGCTGAACCTACGCAACAGCCCCGACATCACGCTGGAGAACCTCACGGTTGTCAATTCCTACGGCTTCGATGCCACCGGCGACGTGGTGCTGGATTGCCCCGCCGAGCCCAGTGGCAAGAAAACGGTGAGCAAAACCGGCCACCAGATGGCCCTGCGCACCATGCCTGGTGCCACCCGCATCACGGTAAAGCATTGCACCTTCCGGGCCCTGGGCGGCGACACGGTGAGCCCCTGGGACACTGAGGCCGGCCTGTATTACTTCAAGGACTGCACCATGGAGGGCGGCGTGGATTTCTACTGCCCCCGCGGGTGGGCCTACGCCGAAAACTGCCGCTTTATCTGCCACAACCCGAACGCGGCCATCTGGCACGATGGCTCGGGCAACCGGGACTCGAAAACGGTGCTGAAAAACTGCCGCTTCACCGGCGACGACAACTTCAAGCTCGGTCGCTTCCACCGCGAGGCGCAGTTCTACCTCATTGGCTGCAAGTTTGCCAAGAACATGGCCGACGCCGATATCTATTGGGCTGAATCGGGTCCGGGCGCCAAGCAGTGGGGCCGGCGCGTGTACTACTACGACTGCCACCGCAAGGGCGGCGACTACGCCTGGATGAAAAACAACCTGGCCACCGCCGAAAATGCCCCCAGCCCCCGCGCCATCAACGCGAACTGGACCTTCGGCGGCCGCTGGAACGTGGACCTAAGCAAGCCTGCGCTGCCCGCTCCGGCATCGGCGGCGGTCGATACCATCGCTGAGAAAATGCTGGTTTTCCAGCGGAGCGTGGGCGGCTGGCCCAAGGCCGTAGGGGAGGTGAAGGTGAACTACGACCACAAGCTGACCGCCGCCCAGCGCGCGGCCACGCTGGCCGATAAAAACCGCACCGACGCCACCATCGACAACAACGCCACCGCGCGCGAAATAACCTATTTAGTCGAGGCCTTCCGCCGCACCAACAACCCGGCCTACCGCCAGGCCGCCGAAAACGGCATCCGCTTCCTGCTGAAAATGCAGTATCCCAATGGCGGCTTCCCGCAGTACTACCCCGATTTCAGCAACTACCGCCACCAGATAACCTACAACGACGACGCCATGGTGCGGGCCCTGACGGTGCTACGCAATGTGGCCCAACAGAAAGACCAGTTCGCTATTGTGGACCCCGGCCTAGTAGCTCAAGCCAAAGAAGCCGTGGACCGTGGCATCAGCTGCATCCTCAAAACGCAGTACGTGCAAAACGGCAAGCTCACTGCCTGGTGCGCCCAGCACGACGAGAAAACCCTGCTGCCAGCCAAAGCCCGCGCCTTCGAGCTAGCCTCGCTGAGCGGCGACGAAACCGTGGGCATCGTGCGCTTCCTGATGGGAGTAGACAAGCCATCTGAGCCCGTGACAACCGCCATCGAAAGCGCCGTGGCCTGGCTGAATGCCGTGAAAATGGAAGGCTTCGCCATGAAGGAAATCGACGCTCCCAAGGAACCGCGCGGCAAAGACCGGGTCATCGTGCCCGAAGCCGGCTCCACGCTGTGGGCGCGGTTTTATGAGCTGAACACCAACCGCCCCATTTACGTGGGCCGCGACAGCCAGGTGCACTACCACTTGACCGAAATCGAAAACGAGCGCCGCGCCGGCTACCTCTACGCCGGTACCTGGCCCGCCAAGTTGCTCGAAAAAGAATACCCCGCCTGGCAAAAGCGCGTGAACACCGCACCGGGCGAAGCAAAAAAATAA
- a CDS encoding RagB/SusD family nutrient uptake outer membrane protein encodes MMKRNILRLALGAATLTATLGLSACKDYLDVTPDAYYTPEQLFSTVSGATTAVIGAYDLLSGDRTYGTRLSLYYPYDTDELIGAPGVANSGNRGISRYKALPTNAEVVNPWGDLYQGVERANICIKNIPQMSLYRSGTSADTAALHRLYGEALTLRAQYMYELVRNWGDVPAPLVPTDAAANFQLPSADRNVTLDTLIANLGKASKLVPWRSAAGAPSERITKGAVKALRARLALQRGGYSANARTGVIERPADYLTYYRIAQQECADLMRNRTQHTLNPSFYDLFKSINELRRESSNEIMFEVGMGGSSAVSDSKVGYYDGPRLNASPIYGSSQGTVVAVPTYFYAFDSTDVRRDITLTPYTIGSNNNQAGTTLAAVTTGKFRRDWRTPALPGTGNYLGYNWVLIRFADVLLMFAEAENELNGPTTAAKNALLEVRTRGFGGNATRAAAGLDLTTKAAFFNALVKERLLEFGGEGIRKYDLLRWGMLATKLAETKAELAKMQAGQAPYNIVPQYMYYRVVNGQVQWARSFYRPSPAATPTGTTRVNWRLSVDAAYVNNTKPGGTGLAADFVPNVGKELLPIPQSTIDTDPNVRQNFGY; translated from the coding sequence ATGATGAAACGCAATATCCTTCGCCTGGCCCTGGGGGCCGCCACGCTGACCGCCACCCTTGGCCTGAGTGCGTGTAAAGATTACCTTGACGTAACGCCCGATGCCTACTACACCCCGGAGCAGCTCTTCAGCACGGTAAGTGGGGCCACTACGGCCGTTATTGGAGCGTACGACCTGCTTTCCGGCGACCGGACCTACGGCACCCGCCTGAGCCTGTACTACCCCTATGATACCGACGAGCTGATTGGCGCGCCCGGCGTGGCCAACTCCGGCAACCGGGGCATCTCGCGCTACAAAGCCTTGCCTACCAATGCCGAAGTGGTGAACCCCTGGGGCGACCTGTACCAGGGCGTGGAGCGGGCCAACATCTGCATCAAGAACATTCCGCAGATGTCCCTGTACCGCAGCGGTACCTCTGCCGATACGGCTGCTTTGCACCGCCTCTACGGCGAAGCCCTGACGCTGCGTGCCCAGTATATGTATGAGCTGGTGCGCAATTGGGGCGATGTACCGGCTCCGTTGGTGCCTACTGACGCCGCGGCCAATTTCCAGTTGCCCTCCGCAGACCGGAACGTGACCCTGGACACGCTGATTGCAAACCTGGGTAAAGCTTCCAAGCTCGTGCCGTGGCGTAGTGCCGCCGGCGCGCCCTCTGAGCGCATCACCAAAGGAGCCGTGAAAGCATTGCGCGCCCGCCTGGCGCTGCAGCGCGGCGGCTACTCGGCCAACGCCCGTACCGGCGTGATAGAGCGCCCCGCCGACTACCTTACCTACTACCGCATCGCGCAGCAGGAGTGCGCCGACTTGATGCGTAACCGCACCCAGCACACGCTCAACCCCAGCTTCTACGACCTGTTCAAGAGCATAAATGAGCTGCGCCGCGAAAGCTCCAACGAAATCATGTTTGAGGTAGGCATGGGCGGCAGCAGCGCCGTGTCCGACAGTAAAGTGGGCTACTACGACGGCCCGCGCCTGAATGCCTCGCCCATCTATGGCTCTTCGCAGGGCACCGTCGTCGCCGTACCCACTTACTTCTACGCCTTCGACTCGACGGATGTGCGTCGCGACATCACGCTCACGCCCTACACCATCGGTTCCAACAACAACCAGGCCGGCACCACACTGGCCGCGGTGACCACCGGCAAGTTCCGCCGCGACTGGCGTACCCCGGCCCTGCCCGGAACCGGCAACTACCTGGGTTACAACTGGGTGCTTATCCGCTTTGCCGATGTGCTGCTGATGTTTGCCGAAGCCGAAAACGAGCTGAACGGTCCCACTACGGCTGCTAAAAACGCCTTGTTGGAAGTGCGCACCCGGGGATTCGGCGGCAACGCCACCCGCGCCGCCGCTGGCCTGGACCTCACCACGAAAGCAGCGTTTTTCAACGCGCTGGTGAAAGAGCGGCTGCTGGAATTTGGTGGCGAAGGCATTCGCAAATACGATTTGCTGCGCTGGGGCATGCTGGCCACCAAGCTGGCCGAAACCAAGGCCGAGCTGGCCAAAATGCAGGCTGGCCAGGCTCCTTACAATATCGTGCCGCAGTACATGTACTACCGAGTTGTGAACGGCCAAGTGCAGTGGGCGCGCTCGTTCTATCGGCCCTCGCCGGCCGCTACGCCCACCGGCACCACCCGCGTCAACTGGCGCTTGTCCGTTGATGCAGCTTACGTGAACAACACCAAGCCCGGAGGCACGGGCCTGGCCGCCGACTTTGTGCCCAACGTGGGCAAAGAACTGCTGCCCATCCCGCAGAGCACCATCGACACGGACCCCAACGTGCGTCAGAATTTCGGCTATTAG
- a CDS encoding SusC/RagA family TonB-linked outer membrane protein: MKKHFLLLWLLLFGSIGLAMAQSRQIQGVVKSAEGEPLPGVTVLVEGTTNGSSTGGDGAYNITLPAASAATAKLRFSYVGFTSKEVTVGDQSTINVTLASDSKQLEDVVVIGYQEVQRRDVTGSVSSVGAQQIKDVPVNSAAEALTGRLAGVQLTSAEGTPGNANVQIRVRGGGSITQDNSPLYVVDGIQVENALSVISPQDIASVDVLKDASATAIYGARGANGVVIITTKKGRDGKVVVSYNGFAGVRQLARKLDLMKPADYVDYQFERAQSVGTAAGGINTFKTAFGSKNFLSDTLNRSRSAPFLDWQDQVFGRDAFQQTHNFSVAGGVKGTTYSLSLTDNHEDGIQRGSNYDRKLANFRFDTKASDKFSFGLNARFNNQETNGSGTSSALSTITSRLRNAVQFQPLAVPLAGALDPTQFDEDFFQQSSLVNPVIAIDNEYRLDRRRTTNLSGNVALTLVPGLVVRSTAGFDITDSRLETFNGRYSPTIRQVAGNYAALPFASLSTGVQTTINNSNVVSYTYKTGRHSLDGLLGQEIYQQQGTVQYIQTNFLPLDITARQAIANINQGVLPAGTVAQPNLPTTGEPVKSRLLSGFGRLNYTFADKYLATLTFRADGSSKYAPGNRVGYFPAASLAWRVSQEEFLKPLTVISDLKIRLSYGKAGNNRINDFSYLRLLSGGGGEYWLNHIRVGGANVPFLENPNLKWETTVSRNLGMDLALFNNRLQLTADVYYNTTQDLLVARPIPVITGYASQLQNIGSTSNRGLELQLSGTVMQTPDFTWTANFNTSFNRGRIEDLGGAPEIPGVYSGWASTAISQDFVARVGSPIGLMYGYVTDFDNGRKGFYTVDDFEGYNATTKAWTLKSGVASDVGVQGQTLAPGIIKLKDLNGDGIVNELDRTVIGNANPKLTGGFNQQFTYKGFDASVFLNFVYGNDVYNANKLEFTSAINPLSNMLALMNDRYRTIDANGAPITDPNTSRDLNQNAQIWQPTRQLFTHSWAIENGSFLRVNNVTLGYSLPKALISRAKLTQLRFYVTTNNLYTFTKYTGYDPEANTRRATGLTPGVDYAAYPRSRAFLFGVNLAL; the protein is encoded by the coding sequence ATGAAAAAACATTTTCTCCTGCTCTGGCTGCTGCTCTTTGGGAGCATCGGACTGGCGATGGCCCAAAGCCGCCAGATTCAGGGCGTCGTAAAGTCTGCCGAAGGGGAGCCCCTGCCCGGCGTGACGGTGCTGGTAGAAGGCACCACCAATGGGTCCTCCACCGGGGGCGACGGTGCTTACAACATCACGCTGCCCGCCGCTAGTGCGGCTACGGCCAAGCTGCGTTTCAGCTACGTGGGCTTTACCTCAAAAGAAGTGACGGTGGGCGACCAGTCGACCATCAACGTGACCCTGGCTTCCGACAGCAAGCAGCTGGAAGACGTGGTTGTGATTGGCTACCAGGAGGTGCAGCGCCGCGACGTGACCGGCTCGGTATCGTCGGTGGGGGCGCAGCAAATCAAGGACGTGCCCGTGAACTCGGCTGCTGAAGCGCTGACCGGCCGCCTGGCCGGCGTGCAGCTCACCTCGGCCGAAGGCACGCCCGGTAATGCCAACGTGCAGATTCGGGTGCGCGGCGGCGGTTCCATTACCCAGGACAACTCGCCGCTGTACGTGGTGGATGGGATTCAAGTAGAAAATGCCTTGTCGGTAATTTCGCCCCAGGACATTGCCTCGGTCGACGTGCTCAAGGATGCGTCGGCTACGGCCATTTACGGCGCCCGCGGCGCCAATGGCGTGGTCATCATCACCACCAAAAAAGGCCGTGACGGCAAGGTGGTGGTAAGCTATAACGGCTTTGCCGGCGTTCGCCAGCTTGCGCGCAAGCTCGACCTGATGAAACCCGCCGACTACGTGGACTACCAGTTTGAGCGGGCGCAGTCGGTGGGCACGGCCGCGGGCGGCATCAACACCTTTAAAACGGCTTTTGGCAGTAAAAACTTCCTCAGCGATACGCTAAACCGCAGCCGCAGCGCGCCCTTCCTGGACTGGCAGGACCAGGTGTTTGGCCGTGACGCTTTCCAGCAGACCCACAATTTCTCGGTGGCTGGCGGGGTGAAGGGCACGACCTATTCGCTGAGCCTGACCGATAACCACGAAGACGGCATTCAGCGCGGCTCCAACTATGACCGCAAGCTGGCCAACTTCCGCTTCGACACCAAGGCCAGCGACAAGTTTTCCTTTGGCCTGAACGCACGCTTTAACAATCAGGAAACCAACGGATCGGGCACGTCCAGTGCCTTGTCCACCATCACTTCGCGGCTGCGCAACGCGGTGCAGTTCCAGCCCTTGGCCGTGCCGCTGGCCGGCGCCCTGGACCCCACGCAGTTCGACGAAGACTTTTTTCAGCAATCGAGCTTGGTGAACCCGGTCATTGCCATCGACAACGAGTACCGCCTGGACCGCCGCCGCACCACCAACCTCAGCGGCAACGTGGCCCTGACGCTGGTGCCGGGCCTGGTGGTTCGGTCCACGGCCGGATTCGACATTACCGACTCGCGGCTGGAAACCTTTAACGGCCGCTACTCGCCCACCATCCGCCAGGTGGCCGGCAACTACGCCGCGCTGCCCTTCGCCTCGCTGAGCACGGGCGTCCAAACCACCATCAACAACTCCAACGTGGTGAGCTACACGTACAAAACGGGCCGCCACAGCCTGGACGGCCTCCTGGGCCAGGAAATCTACCAGCAGCAGGGCACCGTTCAGTACATCCAAACCAACTTCCTGCCGCTTGACATCACGGCGCGCCAGGCCATTGCCAACATCAACCAAGGTGTGCTGCCGGCCGGCACCGTGGCCCAGCCCAACCTGCCCACCACCGGCGAGCCGGTGAAGTCGCGCCTGCTCTCGGGCTTCGGCCGCCTGAACTACACGTTTGCCGATAAGTACCTGGCCACGCTGACGTTCCGGGCCGATGGCTCGTCGAAATACGCGCCGGGCAACCGCGTGGGTTATTTCCCGGCCGCTTCGCTGGCGTGGCGCGTGTCGCAGGAAGAATTCTTGAAGCCGCTGACGGTGATTTCGGACCTGAAAATCCGCCTGAGCTACGGCAAGGCCGGTAACAACCGCATCAACGACTTTTCCTACCTGCGCCTGTTGAGCGGGGGCGGCGGCGAATATTGGCTGAACCACATCCGGGTGGGCGGCGCCAACGTGCCGTTCCTGGAAAACCCCAACCTGAAGTGGGAAACCACCGTCTCGCGCAACCTCGGCATGGACTTGGCCTTGTTCAACAACCGCCTGCAGCTCACCGCCGACGTGTACTACAACACCACGCAGGACTTGCTGGTGGCCCGGCCCATCCCGGTTATTACGGGCTACGCTTCGCAGCTGCAAAACATCGGCTCCACCTCGAACCGCGGCCTCGAGCTGCAGCTTAGCGGCACGGTGATGCAAACCCCCGACTTCACTTGGACGGCAAATTTCAACACCTCGTTTAACCGCGGCCGGATTGAAGACTTGGGCGGTGCCCCGGAAATTCCCGGCGTGTACTCAGGCTGGGCCAGCACGGCCATTTCCCAGGATTTTGTGGCCCGCGTGGGCAGCCCCATCGGCCTGATGTACGGCTACGTGACCGACTTCGACAACGGCCGCAAGGGCTTTTATACCGTCGATGACTTCGAAGGCTACAACGCCACTACCAAAGCGTGGACGCTGAAGTCGGGTGTGGCTTCCGACGTGGGCGTGCAGGGCCAGACCCTGGCGCCGGGCATCATCAAGCTCAAGGACCTCAACGGCGACGGCATCGTGAACGAGCTGGACCGCACGGTGATTGGCAACGCCAACCCCAAGCTGACGGGTGGTTTTAACCAGCAGTTTACCTACAAAGGATTCGATGCCAGTGTGTTCCTGAACTTCGTGTACGGCAACGACGTGTACAACGCCAACAAGCTGGAGTTTACCAGCGCCATCAACCCGCTCAGCAACATGCTGGCCCTGATGAACGACCGGTACCGCACCATCGACGCCAACGGCGCCCCGATTACGGACCCGAACACCTCGCGCGACCTGAACCAGAACGCGCAAATTTGGCAGCCCACGCGGCAGCTGTTCACGCACTCCTGGGCCATCGAAAACGGTTCGTTTCTGCGCGTCAACAACGTGACGCTGGGCTACTCGCTGCCCAAGGCCCTCATCAGCCGCGCCAAGCTCACGCAGCTGCGTTTCTATGTGACTACCAACAACTTGTACACCTTCACTAAATACACCGGCTACGACCCGGAGGCCAACACCCGCCGCGCCACCGGCCTCACGCCCGGCGTAGACTACGCCGCGTACCCGCGCAGCCGCGCCTTCCTTTTTGGTGTCAACCTGGCTTTGTAA
- the kduI gene encoding 5-dehydro-4-deoxy-D-glucuronate isomerase yields the protein MTQRFAIGPRETATLNTSGIREHFLIENLFAAGEIQLTYTHYDRMIVGGAQPNGQALSLPCPESLKAGYFLERRELGVLNVGGPGQVRVGNDTYELGNQDCLYVGMGTADVRFTSHDAANPAKYYLLSAPAHHAHPTTLRTQAQATPVEMGATETANRRTIYKYIYAEGIQSCQLVMGLTQLQAGSVWNTMPSHTHDRRMEAYLYFNLPAGQRVLHLLGEPTETRPLWVSNEQAILSPPWSIHTGCGTAAYAFIWGMAGENREYTDMDAVPLEALR from the coding sequence ATGACCCAACGCTTCGCCATCGGTCCGCGTGAAACGGCTACCCTCAACACGAGTGGTATCCGCGAGCATTTCCTGATTGAAAACCTGTTTGCGGCCGGTGAAATCCAACTTACCTACACGCACTACGACCGCATGATAGTGGGCGGGGCCCAGCCCAATGGCCAAGCGTTGTCGCTGCCGTGCCCGGAGTCGCTCAAGGCCGGCTATTTTCTGGAGCGCCGCGAGCTGGGCGTGCTCAACGTAGGTGGCCCCGGCCAGGTACGCGTGGGCAACGACACCTACGAGCTGGGCAACCAGGACTGCCTCTACGTGGGCATGGGCACGGCCGACGTGCGCTTCACCAGCCACGACGCCGCCAATCCGGCGAAGTACTACCTGCTCTCGGCCCCGGCCCACCATGCCCACCCCACTACTCTGCGCACGCAGGCTCAGGCCACGCCCGTGGAAATGGGCGCCACCGAGACGGCCAACCGCCGCACCATCTACAAGTACATCTACGCCGAAGGCATCCAGAGCTGCCAGCTGGTGATGGGCCTGACGCAGCTGCAAGCCGGCTCGGTGTGGAACACCATGCCCAGCCACACCCACGACCGCCGCATGGAGGCCTACCTCTACTTTAACCTGCCCGCCGGCCAGCGCGTGCTGCACCTGCTGGGCGAGCCCACCGAGACACGCCCCCTGTGGGTGAGCAACGAGCAGGCCATCCTCTCGCCGCCGTGGTCTATCCACACCGGCTGCGGCACGGCGGCCTATGCCTTCATCTGGGGCATGGCCGGCGAAAACCGCGAATACACCGACATGGACGCCGTGCCCCTCGAGGCCCTGCGCTAA
- the kduD gene encoding 2-dehydro-3-deoxy-D-gluconate 5-dehydrogenase KduD, with protein sequence MTAFSSAFSLAGKRALVTGCDRGIGQAIALGLAEAGADIIGVSAHMPQGGETEQAVQALGREYRGYQADFGNLEQLNGFIKEVQADYPTIDILFNNAGIIRRAPAAEHSDEDWDAVLTINLDAPFRLARAIGAQMLQQGSGKIIFTASLLTFQGGINVPSYAASKGGVGSLVKALANEWAGRGINVNAIAPGYVATDNTAALRQDEERSAAILSRIPAGRWAVPQDYQGPAVFLASAASDYVHGTILTVDGGWMGR encoded by the coding sequence ATGACTGCATTTTCTTCTGCTTTTAGTTTAGCCGGCAAGCGCGCCCTCGTGACGGGCTGCGACCGGGGTATCGGTCAAGCCATAGCCTTGGGCCTGGCCGAAGCTGGCGCCGACATCATCGGCGTATCGGCGCATATGCCCCAGGGCGGCGAAACCGAGCAGGCTGTGCAGGCCCTAGGCCGGGAGTACCGCGGCTACCAGGCCGACTTCGGCAATCTGGAGCAGCTCAACGGCTTCATCAAGGAGGTGCAGGCCGATTATCCCACGATTGACATCCTGTTCAACAACGCCGGCATCATCCGCCGCGCGCCGGCCGCCGAGCATTCTGACGAGGACTGGGACGCCGTGCTCACCATTAATCTGGACGCTCCGTTCCGGCTGGCGCGCGCCATCGGCGCGCAAATGCTGCAGCAGGGGAGTGGCAAAATCATCTTTACGGCCTCCCTGCTCACCTTCCAGGGTGGGATCAACGTGCCCAGCTACGCGGCCAGCAAAGGCGGCGTAGGCAGCCTGGTGAAGGCGCTGGCCAATGAATGGGCCGGCCGTGGCATCAACGTGAACGCCATTGCCCCCGGCTACGTGGCCACCGACAACACCGCCGCCCTGCGCCAGGACGAGGAGCGTAGCGCCGCCATTCTCTCGCGCATTCCGGCTGGCCGTTGGGCTGTGCCCCAGGACTACCAGGGCCCGGCCGTGTTCCTGGCCTCGGCCGCCAGCGACTACGTGCACGGCACCATCCTCACCGTCGACGGCGGCTGGATGGGGCGGTAA